The following coding sequences are from one Mytilus trossulus isolate FHL-02 chromosome 8, PNRI_Mtr1.1.1.hap1, whole genome shotgun sequence window:
- the LOC134682071 gene encoding uncharacterized protein LOC134682071, protein MSSKLTVCGVCEYRNITKPSVVWCSECDEGLCEECKEHHAASKGSREHSIVPISEYQQLPSNILEITQSCQKHNEKYVIFCKKHDCPCCRRCVVETHDDCKELNAIDDVIRNVKSSSAFLEMEHMLAELSENLQRIKIDRQNNIKSLQENKTKIESEIQQIRVLINNHLDNLQASLIRELYAAEETENKKISCLISSIQEKEREISEYQTNLVKIKQHASDLQTFLAMKHIQQDVIKNEQFLESMLKEKNTNNVIISFETENTFETLPTALNKMGTIILDTRSSDVTLTSRKNKEAQIMVPNTHVATIDDIKLTLKQTMKTIGRDITDLSLLPDGRMILTNYYGQINVMKTDGSLGFRLKTGFCTSQIHYIEDSQKLVVTSGSDKSITIIDMKTRKTEKSIKVGSWIFGIVHRDVKLFFNGCSSGLCVLNLDDDSVTHLVNTTLSKYSSIEIWSDQLYYINDDDSVTCCDLQGKLKWKSEIAAFLRGARGITVDNNGRVYVSGYLSYNVVVISPDGNKHRILLSEKDGLKQPQALFFDRKNNKLLIANQTNKAFLYDVSNY, encoded by the coding sequence ATGTCGAGTAAACTGACTGTATGTGGAGTGTGCGAATACCGCAACATCACCAAACCCTCTGTAGTCTGGTGTTCTGAATGCGACGAAGGACTTTGTGAGGAGTGTAAAGAGCATCATGCAGCTTCAAAGGGGTCCAGAGAACATAGTATTGTCCCAATATCCGAGTACCAGCAGCTTCCTTCCAATATATTGGAAATAACTCAATCTTGTCAAAAGCACAATGAAAAGTacgttatattttgtaaaaaacacGATTGTCCATGCTGTAGACGATGTGTTGTTGAAACTCATGACGATTGCAAAGAGTTAAATGCTATTGATGACGTCATTCGAAATGTTAAATCTTCAAGCGCATTCTTGGAAATGGAACACATGCTTGCGGAACTTTCAGAAAATTTACAGAGAATAAAAATAGATCgacaaaacaacattaaaagtCTGCAGGAGAACAAGACAAAAATAGAAAGTGAGATTCAGCAGATACGAGTATTGATTAACAATCATCTGGATAACTTGCAGGCAAGTCTGATAAGAGAGTTGTATGCCGCTGAAGAAAcggaaaacaagaaaataagctGTTTAATATCATCCATACAAGAGAAAGAAAGGGAGATTTCAGAATACCAGACCaatttagttaaaataaaacaacatgcCTCAGACCTCCAGACGTTCTTGGCTATGAAACACATCCAACAAGATGTAATAAAAAACGAACAATTCCTAGAATCCatgttgaaagaaaaaaatacgaaCAATGTTATCATTTCCTTTGAAACAGAAAACACGTTTGAAACTCTACCTACCGCACTGAACAAGATGGGCACCATTATATTAGATACCAGGTCAAGTGATGTAACATTAACAAGCAGAAAGAACAAAGAAGCACAGATAATGGTACCAAACACACATGTTGCTACCATTGATGATATAAAACTTACTTTAAAACAGACCATGAAAACAATTGGAAGAGATATCACTGATTTATCATTACTACCTGATGGCAGAATGATACTTACCAACTACTATGGCCAAATAAATGTGATGAAAACCGACGGTTCGTTAGGTTTTAGATTAAAGACAGGATTTTGTACTTCTCAAATACACTATATAGAGGACAGTCAAAAACTTGTCGTAACATCTGGCAGTGACAAGTCAATCACGATAATCGATATGAAAACTAGAAAAACTGAAAAGTCGATTAAAGTCGGGTCATGGATTTTTGGAATAGTTCACAGGGATGTTAAACTATTCTTTAATGGATGTTCAAGTGGTTTATGTGTTCTAAATTTAGATGATGACTCTGTGACACATCTAGTTAATACTACTTTGTCTAAATACAGTAGCATTGAAATTTGGTCAGATCAACTTTATTATATAAACGATGATGATTCAGTGACATGCTGTGATCTTCAAGGGAAACTAAAATGGAAGTCAGAAATTGCAGCATTTCTTCGAGGTGCACGGGGTATAACGGTAGACAATAACGGACGTGTTTATGTATCAGGATATCTTTCTTACAATGTCGTTGTCATTTCACCAGATGGAAACAAACACAGAATATTGCTGTCAGAGAAAGATGGTCTTAAACAGCCACAAGCTTTGTTCTTTGATCGCAAAAATAACAAACTACTAATTGCGAACCAAACAAATAAGGCATTTCTTTATGATGTTTCAAATTATTGA
- the LOC134727901 gene encoding E3 ubiquitin-protein ligase TRIM45-like, which yields MSSKLTVCGVCNYRNINKPSVVWCLECDEGLCGECKEHHAASRGTREHIFVQISEYQKLPSNILEITQTCPKHNEKYQIFCKKHDCPCCRRCVVETHDDCRELNAIGDVIRNVKSSSAFLEMEHMLAELSENLQRIRKGRQNNIKSLKENKTTIEREIQQTRVLINNHLDKLQESLMKELYAAEEKENQKMSRLLSSIQEKEREIIEFQTNLNKIKQHASQTSRHFWL from the coding sequence ATGTCGAGTAAGTTGACCGTATGTGGAGTATGTAATTACCGCAACATCAACAAACCCTCTGTAGTCTGGTGTTTGGAATGCGACGAAGGACTTTGTGGGGAGTGTAAAGAGCATCATGCAGCTTCAAGGGGGACCAGAgaacacatttttgttcaaatatcCGAGTATCAGAAGCTTCCTTCCAATATACTGGAAATTACTCAAACTTGTCCAAAGCACAatgaaaaataccaaatattttGTAAGAAACACGATTGTCCGTGCTGTAGACGATGTGTTGTAGAAACGCATGACGATTGCAGAGAGTTGAACGCTATTGGTGACGTCATTCGAAATGTTAAATCATCAAGCGCATTCTTGGAAATGGAACACATGCTTGCGGAACTTTCAGAAAATTTACAGAGAATAAGAAAAGGTCggcaaaacaatattaaaagtcTGAAGGAGAACAAGACAACAATCGAAAGGGAGATTCAGCAGACACGAGTATTGATTAACAATCATCTGGATAAACTGCAGGAAAGTCTGATGAAAGAGTTGTATGCCGCTGAGGAAAAGGAAAACCAAAAAATGAGCCGTTTATTATCATCCATTCAAGAGaaagaaagggagataatagAATTCCAGaccaatttaaataaaataaaacaacatgcCTCTCAGACCTCCAGACATTTTTGGTTATGA